In one window of Leptospira sp. WS92.C1 DNA:
- a CDS encoding acyl-CoA thioesterase, protein MISTPIQTRWTDLDPFAHVSNSVFVAYLEIGRVDFCKRRFGVKEVFEVPFILARIEIDLKKSIEIHHTVEVQTSVIRIGNSSWDFQSKIVETNTGELFAIARTVQVTFDHAKKCSIPVPPKIRIILEEDLREFQRQSKEG, encoded by the coding sequence ATGATTTCCACGCCGATTCAGACCCGATGGACGGACTTGGATCCGTTTGCACACGTGAGCAATTCGGTTTTTGTCGCTTATCTGGAAATCGGTAGGGTAGATTTTTGCAAACGTCGTTTCGGTGTGAAGGAAGTTTTCGAAGTTCCTTTTATTCTCGCTAGAATCGAGATCGATCTTAAAAAATCGATCGAGATACACCATACGGTCGAAGTGCAGACCTCGGTAATCCGGATCGGGAATAGTTCCTGGGATTTTCAATCGAAAATCGTAGAGACAAATACCGGAGAGCTGTTTGCGATTGCAAGAACCGTCCAAGTGACCTTTGATCATGCAAAAAAATGCAGCATCCCGGTTCCTCCCAAAATCAGAATAATTTTAGAAGAAGACCTTAGGGAATTTCAAAGACAAAGTAAAGAAGGTTGA
- the pheS gene encoding phenylalanine--tRNA ligase subunit alpha, whose translation MNLSQELDSIYEEAVRKIGSSVSEEDLDKNKNDFIGKKGKLTAVLKNVASLSIEEKKTVGQKANELSKKLETFVGDTKTALKKKIFETQAASEFYDTLRPLPKAENGSLHPITQIQYEIEDIFASMGFSVMDGPEIETDINNFGALNFTEDHPAREMQDTFYLENGNLLRTHTSAIQVRTLRKLKPPFRIIAPGRVFRYEEVDASHEHTFYQIEGMVVGKDISAANLIDTMQVLLSRIFEKEVKTRLRPGYFPFVEPGFELDINCLVCEGKGCPVCKQSGWLELLPCGLIHPNVLSHAGLDPKEWTGFAFGLGLDRLVMMRYGIHDIRYFQSGNLRFLKQF comes from the coding sequence ATGAACCTATCTCAAGAGCTCGATTCTATCTATGAAGAAGCCGTCCGAAAAATCGGATCTTCCGTTTCCGAAGAGGATTTAGATAAGAATAAGAATGATTTTATTGGTAAAAAAGGAAAGCTGACTGCGGTCTTAAAGAACGTAGCCTCTCTTTCCATCGAAGAAAAAAAAACGGTTGGTCAAAAAGCGAACGAGCTTTCTAAAAAGTTAGAGACCTTCGTCGGCGATACCAAAACCGCTCTTAAGAAAAAAATTTTCGAAACACAGGCCGCCTCCGAATTTTACGATACTCTTCGCCCTCTTCCCAAAGCCGAAAACGGAAGTTTACACCCGATCACTCAGATCCAATATGAGATCGAAGATATTTTTGCCTCCATGGGTTTTAGCGTGATGGACGGTCCGGAGATTGAGACGGATATCAATAATTTCGGAGCTCTCAATTTTACGGAGGATCATCCTGCCAGAGAAATGCAGGATACGTTCTATCTTGAAAACGGAAATTTACTCAGAACTCATACTTCCGCAATTCAAGTAAGAACTTTAAGAAAACTAAAACCTCCGTTTCGAATCATCGCTCCCGGAAGAGTGTTTCGATACGAAGAAGTCGATGCTTCTCATGAACATACATTTTATCAGATCGAAGGAATGGTGGTCGGGAAAGATATTTCCGCGGCCAATTTGATCGATACGATGCAGGTTTTACTTTCCAGAATTTTTGAGAAAGAAGTTAAGACTAGACTAAGACCGGGGTATTTTCCTTTTGTTGAGCCGGGGTTTGAATTGGATATCAACTGTCTCGTTTGCGAAGGAAAGGGATGTCCGGTATGTAAACAGTCCGGTTGGTTGGAGCTTTTGCCATGCGGTTTGATTCATCCAAATGTTCTTTCTCATGCGGGATTGGATCCGAAAGAATGGACCGGTTTCGCGTTCGGACTCGGGCTGGATCGTCTTGTGATGATGCGTTACGGAATTCACGACATTCGCTATTTTCAATCCGGCAATTTAAGATTCTTAAAACAATTTTAA
- the murC gene encoding UDP-N-acetylmuramate--L-alanine ligase, protein MKIFLIGIGGIAMGNLAHMLKKSGHEVSGSDTGVYPPMSDKLKEWGIPYFEGFKAENIKDQDLIIVGNAISRGNPEVEEMLNSGMNYLSMPAAISEFFLKEKKVIVVAGTHGKTTTTFLIHHILKENGISPGLFVGGIRKDGFPGFELGNGPYFVIEGDEYDTAFFDKSSKFLHYRPTYAVLNALDYDHADIFPDIAAIETMFQRLINLVPGNGKIFYWSGSGSLKKLIQHVKFTKTEGFEWNRKDSFLTWKKHELFWGDLKLDPVVFGDHNYRNLEVAIRVCTEILKKQNPSGYREGIAKAVDSFSGVKRRQDILFQSPKAIVMEDFAHHPVAVHETIHAIKKRFHGYKIISLFEPRSATSHRNIFQKEYSYSFLGSDLTILTEIHNLKKVSKDIRLDVKKLVQKLLKNSKTIPVYAKDPQELLAKLEKMIPQFTGEKILILAMSNGSFGGIYPGLVELARKHI, encoded by the coding sequence TTGAAGATTTTTCTGATCGGTATCGGTGGGATTGCAATGGGTAATCTTGCACATATGCTTAAAAAAAGCGGACACGAGGTGTCGGGTTCCGATACGGGCGTGTATCCCCCGATGTCCGATAAACTGAAAGAATGGGGAATTCCCTACTTCGAAGGTTTTAAGGCAGAAAATATCAAAGATCAGGATCTTATCATCGTTGGCAACGCGATTTCAAGAGGTAACCCGGAGGTAGAGGAAATGCTCAACTCCGGAATGAATTATCTTTCAATGCCTGCAGCGATCAGCGAATTTTTTCTCAAAGAAAAAAAAGTGATCGTTGTTGCAGGAACTCACGGCAAAACAACAACTACATTCTTAATTCATCATATTCTTAAGGAGAATGGGATTTCACCCGGGTTATTCGTGGGTGGAATTCGAAAAGACGGATTTCCCGGATTTGAATTGGGAAACGGTCCTTATTTTGTGATCGAAGGAGACGAATACGATACCGCTTTTTTTGATAAGTCCTCCAAATTTCTTCACTATAGACCCACTTATGCGGTGTTAAACGCATTGGATTATGATCATGCAGATATCTTTCCGGATATCGCAGCGATCGAAACGATGTTTCAACGTTTGATCAATTTGGTTCCCGGAAACGGAAAGATTTTTTATTGGAGCGGTTCGGGTTCCTTAAAGAAATTGATTCAACACGTGAAGTTTACAAAAACCGAAGGTTTTGAATGGAATCGAAAGGATTCTTTTTTAACCTGGAAAAAGCACGAACTCTTTTGGGGAGATTTGAAATTGGATCCTGTTGTTTTTGGGGATCACAATTATAGAAATCTCGAAGTGGCGATTCGTGTTTGTACCGAAATTTTAAAAAAACAAAATCCTTCCGGATACAGAGAGGGAATCGCAAAAGCTGTCGATTCTTTCTCCGGAGTAAAAAGAAGACAGGACATTTTATTTCAATCTCCGAAAGCGATCGTGATGGAGGACTTTGCACATCATCCGGTCGCCGTGCATGAAACGATTCACGCGATTAAAAAACGGTTTCATGGTTATAAAATTATTTCCTTGTTTGAGCCGAGAAGTGCGACTTCACACAGAAATATTTTTCAGAAAGAATACTCCTATTCTTTTCTCGGATCGGATCTTACGATTTTGACGGAGATCCACAATCTGAAAAAAGTCTCCAAGGACATCCGTCTGGACGTAAAAAAGCTGGTTCAAAAACTGCTCAAGAATTCGAAAACGATTCCGGTTTATGCAAAGGATCCTCAGGAGCTGCTTGCAAAACTTGAGAAAATGATTCCCCAATTTACGGGAGAAAAAATTCTGATCTTAGCCATGTCCAACGGCTCTTTTGGAGGGATTTATCCCGGACTTGTTGAATTGGCTCGGAAACACATATGA